A window of the Cystobacter fuscus genome harbors these coding sequences:
- the agmC gene encoding adventurous gliding motility protein AgmC, translating into MNTPIIKKWLAAVLCLLCAQPALAARDIYLLGNGHNGPLDVTTGQLVVNSYAKVAANVAQGATELSVDTNTGFSPGDLVLVHQSTGLTPEPAPGNIADINLGNSSVGRWELARLSTAAMESGKLKLDAPLIHAYTATGAQAVKVPEYTDVTVRGGAELTADPWNGSKGGILAFLANGAVTIESAASINATALGFRGGQYIKDTTTTRRACSSDTEAAPGGAQRAEGVAPGLYSPTSTGRGNGANGGGGGVCYLAGGAGGGSSGRGGDGGKTHSSSDGARSVGGKGGSRFILDPLNRMIFGGGGGAGHGIIDSTAQGGRGGGIIFIRAKSLDGGDGTILANGASGPTTTGNSGAFGGGAGGTVYLRFAQLANCNVLSQGGRGGDTSLSTAFIGPGGGGGGGRLLMQSQTGTCDIFADGAVAGQTPTQRPGDTVNYGATPGSTGEVAQIVNDGFPETMPTPVVVTPANGSSTNNQRPTFTGTLDPSFPTGAQIILTVTTGTTTLTINLPAAANWSYTPTSDLAVGSYTVSAVLTKQEVYSPQSNTNTFTIDITAPAAPVVTTPANGSRTNDTTPTYSGTAEPGSTVTVIVDGTPLPQTVTADASGNWSITPTTPLGQGSHTVTATARDAAGNVSTSSNTNTFTVDTTPPAVSVTTPAEGTTINDATPTYSGTAEPGSTVTVSVDGTPLPQTVTADANGNWSLTPTTPLGDGPHTVTATATDTAGNSATDSNTFTVDTTPPAAPVVTTPANGSRTNDTTPTYSGTAEPGSTVTVSVDGTPLPQTVTADASGNWSLTPTTPLGDGPHNVTATATDTAGNVSTSSNTNTFTVDTTPPAVSVTTPVEGTTINDNTPTYSGTAEPGSTVTVSVDGTSVGTVTADANGDWSITPTTGLSNGSHTVTATATDTAGNSATDSNTFTVDVVIPASPVVTGPPNGTVTNDNTPVITGTAPPNTTVTVIVDGNPIGTTTSDAEGNWTYTPSTPLPDGPHDINATTTDDKGNTSPPSNTVHVTIDTEVPDTTIISGPSSGTTPDRSATFEFDSGEPGVTYECRLDGGEWTPCTSPVTYDNLPDGEHTFEVRARDSAGNVDSTPATHTWTVHVGDIDFRGDGLGCSASGGDSSLVLMALGSVLALARRRRQR; encoded by the coding sequence ATGAACACTCCAATCATCAAGAAGTGGCTCGCGGCGGTCCTCTGCCTGCTCTGCGCGCAGCCAGCACTGGCGGCACGGGACATCTACCTGCTGGGCAACGGCCACAACGGACCGCTCGATGTCACCACGGGCCAGCTCGTCGTCAACAGCTACGCCAAGGTGGCGGCCAACGTGGCGCAGGGCGCCACGGAGCTCTCCGTGGACACCAACACGGGCTTCTCGCCCGGGGACCTCGTGCTGGTGCACCAGTCGACGGGACTCACCCCCGAGCCCGCGCCGGGAAACATCGCGGACATCAACCTCGGCAACAGCTCGGTGGGCCGCTGGGAGCTGGCGCGGCTCAGTACCGCTGCCATGGAGTCGGGCAAGCTCAAGCTGGATGCGCCGCTGATCCACGCCTACACGGCGACGGGCGCCCAGGCCGTCAAGGTGCCCGAGTACACGGACGTCACCGTCCGGGGTGGCGCGGAGCTGACCGCTGATCCCTGGAATGGCTCCAAGGGTGGCATCCTGGCCTTCCTGGCCAACGGGGCCGTGACCATCGAGTCGGCAGCGTCCATCAATGCCACGGCCCTGGGTTTCCGTGGCGGGCAGTACATCAAGGACACCACCACGACCCGCCGGGCATGCTCCAGCGACACCGAGGCTGCTCCCGGAGGCGCTCAGCGGGCCGAAGGCGTCGCACCCGGTCTGTATAGCCCCACGTCCACCGGACGTGGCAATGGCGCCAACGGTGGCGGTGGAGGCGTGTGCTACCTGGCGGGTGGCGCAGGCGGCGGCAGCTCGGGCCGGGGCGGTGATGGCGGCAAGACGCACTCCTCGTCAGATGGCGCGCGCTCCGTGGGAGGAAAAGGCGGCTCCAGGTTCATCCTCGATCCGCTCAACCGGATGATCTTCGGCGGCGGCGGCGGCGCGGGACACGGCATCATCGATTCGACCGCTCAGGGAGGCAGGGGGGGCGGCATCATCTTCATCCGGGCCAAGAGCCTGGATGGCGGTGACGGCACCATCCTGGCCAATGGCGCTTCCGGCCCTACCACGACGGGCAACAGCGGCGCGTTTGGTGGAGGAGCCGGCGGTACCGTGTACCTGCGCTTCGCCCAGCTCGCGAACTGCAATGTGCTCTCCCAGGGTGGTCGCGGCGGCGACACGAGTCTCAGTACGGCCTTCATTGGCCCGGGTGGCGGTGGTGGCGGCGGGCGCCTGCTCATGCAGTCCCAGACCGGCACCTGCGACATCTTCGCCGACGGAGCCGTCGCGGGCCAGACGCCCACGCAGCGTCCCGGCGACACGGTGAACTACGGCGCGACCCCCGGCAGCACGGGCGAGGTGGCGCAGATCGTCAATGATGGTTTCCCCGAGACCATGCCCACGCCCGTGGTGGTCACGCCCGCCAACGGGAGTTCCACCAACAACCAGCGGCCCACCTTCACGGGCACGCTCGACCCGTCCTTCCCGACGGGCGCCCAGATCATCCTCACGGTGACGACGGGCACGACCACACTGACCATCAACCTGCCTGCGGCGGCCAACTGGAGCTATACGCCCACCTCGGACCTGGCGGTGGGCAGCTACACCGTCTCCGCCGTGCTCACGAAGCAGGAGGTCTACAGCCCGCAGAGCAACACCAACACCTTCACGATCGACATCACCGCGCCCGCGGCGCCGGTGGTGACTACGCCGGCCAACGGCTCGCGGACCAACGACACCACGCCGACCTACAGCGGCACGGCCGAGCCGGGCAGCACCGTCACGGTGATCGTGGACGGCACGCCCTTGCCCCAGACCGTCACGGCGGATGCCAGCGGCAACTGGAGCATCACCCCCACCACTCCGCTGGGACAGGGGTCGCACACGGTGACGGCCACGGCGAGGGACGCGGCGGGCAACGTGAGCACCAGTTCCAACACCAACACCTTCACGGTGGACACCACGCCTCCGGCGGTGTCGGTGACGACGCCGGCCGAGGGCACCACCATCAACGACGCCACGCCGACCTACAGCGGCACGGCCGAGCCGGGCAGCACCGTCACGGTGAGCGTGGATGGCACGCCCTTGCCCCAGACCGTCACGGCGGATGCCAACGGCAACTGGAGTCTCACCCCCACCACTCCGCTGGGGGATGGGCCGCACACCGTCACGGCCACGGCCACGGACACGGCGGGCAACTCCGCCACCGACAGCAACACCTTCACGGTGGACACCACGCCGCCCGCGGCGCCGGTGGTGACTACGCCGGCCAACGGCTCGCGGACCAACGACACCACGCCGACCTACAGCGGCACGGCCGAGCCGGGCAGCACCGTCACGGTGAGCGTGGACGGCACGCCCTTGCCCCAGACCGTCACGGCGGACGCCAGCGGCAACTGGAGTCTCACCCCCACCACTCCGCTGGGGGATGGGCCGCACAACGTCACGGCCACGGCCACGGACACGGCGGGCAACGTGAGCACCAGTTCCAACACCAACACCTTCACGGTGGACACCACGCCTCCGGCGGTGTCGGTGACGACGCCGGTCGAGGGCACCACCATCAACGACAACACGCCGACCTACAGCGGCACGGCCGAGCCGGGCAGCACCGTCACGGTGAGCGTGGATGGCACGTCGGTGGGGACTGTTACGGCGGACGCCAACGGCGACTGGAGCATCACCCCTACCACGGGCCTCTCGAATGGCTCGCACACGGTGACGGCCACGGCCACGGACACGGCGGGCAACTCCGCCACCGACAGCAACACCTTCACGGTGGACGTCGTCATTCCGGCGTCCCCCGTGGTGACCGGTCCTCCCAACGGCACGGTGACCAACGACAACACGCCCGTCATCACCGGCACCGCCCCGCCCAACACCACGGTCACGGTGATCGTGGATGGCAACCCCATCGGCACCACGACCTCGGACGCGGAGGGCAACTGGACGTACACGCCCTCCACCCCGCTGCCCGATGGCCCGCATGACATCAACGCCACCACCACGGATGACAAGGGCAACACCAGCCCGCCGTCCAACACCGTCCACGTCACCATCGATACGGAAGTGCCAGACACCACCATCATTTCCGGTCCCTCCTCGGGCACCACGCCCGACCGGAGCGCGACGTTCGAGTTCGACTCCGGGGAGCCGGGCGTGACGTACGAGTGCCGCCTGGATGGTGGGGAGTGGACGCCGTGCACGTCACCCGTCACCTACGACAACCTGCCCGATGGCGAGCACACCTTCGAGGTCCGCGCCCGTGACTCCGCGGGCAATGTGGACTCGACGCCCGCCACCCACACCTGGACCGTGCACGTGGGGGACATCGACTTCCGCGGCGATGGTCTCGGCTGCTCGGCCTCCGGCGGGGACTCCTCGCTGGTGCTGATGGCGCTGGGCTCGGTCCTCGCGCTGGCCCGCCGTCGCCGTCAGCGCTGA
- a CDS encoding thrombospondin type 3 repeat-containing protein: protein MSHTHSAGPRRLSLFATLMLAATSLTGSDALAQPTGLGRFELERLVLNPNGQGSLTVGTGELLPQGGYRLSLLGHYENDPLVMYRDGNRLGSVVRDRVTAHLLAAWAPLRWLELGAQLPVVAWQNGDDLSGQGVGAPARTGLGTPMVYARLGLLAQQREAPLDLALELGVGLPVGSVDTLSRDGSVRLEPKLMLGRRFGGLRAGVEGSVLVRPSVVLGEGGELEDEVGNEVRLGAVVATTGPGLRGELNLRGVLPLGGQPRSMELLAGLRLPLSERVEAYALGGPGFGDTLGTPTFRALLGVALVDGKPRDADKDGIEDGQDKCPNEAGPAERQGCPVRDADRDGIEDGQDQCPNEAGPAERQGCPVRDADGDGIEDGQDQCPNEAGPAERQGCPVRDADGDGTEDGQDQCPNEAGPAERQGCPVRDSDGDGLVDERDACPSQPGLKELRGCPAKDSDNDGVADHLDNCPTEAGVADNQGCPAKQKQMVAIQKGKLEIKEQVFFATGKAVIQPRSFKMLDQVAKVLREHPEVEQMVIEGHTDNRGKAEANRKLSLARAESVKKFLVGKGVEESRLEARGFGPDQPIASNDTEKGRATNRRVEFIITTAERELK, encoded by the coding sequence ATGAGCCACACCCACTCGGCGGGCCCCAGGCGCCTGTCGCTTTTCGCCACACTGATGCTCGCCGCCACATCGCTCACCGGTTCGGACGCGCTCGCCCAGCCCACGGGCCTGGGCCGCTTCGAGCTGGAGCGCCTCGTGCTCAATCCCAACGGCCAGGGCTCGCTCACCGTGGGAACGGGCGAGCTGCTCCCCCAGGGAGGCTACCGGCTGTCGCTGCTGGGGCACTACGAGAACGATCCCCTGGTGATGTACCGGGACGGCAACCGGCTGGGCTCGGTGGTGCGCGACCGCGTCACCGCGCACCTGCTGGCGGCCTGGGCTCCCTTGCGGTGGCTGGAGCTGGGCGCGCAGCTGCCCGTGGTGGCGTGGCAGAACGGGGATGACCTCTCCGGGCAGGGCGTGGGCGCACCGGCGCGCACGGGCCTGGGCACGCCCATGGTGTACGCGCGGCTGGGACTGCTCGCGCAGCAGCGCGAGGCGCCATTGGATCTCGCGCTCGAGCTGGGCGTGGGCCTGCCCGTGGGCAGCGTGGACACGCTGTCGCGGGACGGGAGCGTGCGCCTGGAGCCCAAGCTGATGCTGGGCCGGCGCTTCGGCGGACTGCGCGCGGGCGTGGAGGGCAGCGTGCTGGTGCGGCCCTCCGTCGTGTTGGGCGAGGGCGGCGAGCTGGAAGACGAGGTGGGCAACGAGGTGCGCCTGGGCGCGGTGGTGGCCACGACGGGGCCGGGGCTGCGCGGAGAACTCAACCTGCGCGGAGTCCTCCCGCTCGGCGGCCAGCCGCGGTCCATGGAGCTGCTGGCCGGTCTGCGGCTGCCCCTGAGCGAGCGCGTCGAGGCCTATGCCCTGGGCGGTCCCGGCTTTGGTGACACCCTCGGCACGCCCACCTTCCGCGCGCTGCTGGGCGTGGCGCTGGTCGACGGGAAGCCGCGCGACGCCGACAAGGACGGCATCGAGGATGGCCAGGACAAGTGCCCCAACGAGGCGGGCCCGGCCGAGCGTCAGGGCTGCCCGGTGCGCGACGCCGACCGGGACGGCATCGAGGACGGCCAGGACCAGTGCCCCAACGAGGCGGGTCCGGCCGAGCGCCAGGGCTGCCCGGTGCGCGACGCCGACGGGGACGGCATCGAGGACGGCCAGGACCAGTGCCCCAACGAGGCGGGTCCGGCCGAGCGCCAGGGCTGCCCGGTGCGCGACGCCGACGGGGATGGTACCGAGGACGGCCAGGACCAGTGCCCCAACGAGGCGGGTCCGGCCGAGCGTCAGGGCTGCCCGGTGCGCGACTCCGATGGGGATGGTCTGGTGGACGAGCGGGATGCCTGCCCCTCGCAGCCAGGACTGAAGGAGCTGCGCGGCTGCCCGGCGAAGGACAGCGACAACGACGGCGTGGCGGACCACCTGGACAACTGCCCCACCGAGGCGGGTGTGGCCGACAACCAGGGCTGCCCGGCGAAGCAGAAGCAGATGGTGGCCATCCAGAAGGGCAAGCTGGAAATCAAGGAGCAGGTGTTCTTCGCCACGGGCAAGGCGGTCATCCAGCCGCGCTCCTTCAAGATGCTGGATCAGGTGGCCAAGGTGCTGCGTGAGCACCCCGAGGTGGAGCAGATGGTCATCGAGGGCCACACCGACAACCGGGGCAAGGCGGAGGCCAACCGCAAGCTGTCCCTGGCTCGAGCCGAGTCGGTGAAGAAGTTCCTGGTGGGCAAGGGCGTGGAGGAGTCGCGCCTGGAGGCCAGGGGTTTCGGCCCCGATCAGCCCATCGCGTCCAACGACACGGAGAAGGGCCGCGCGACCAACCGGCGCGTGGAGTTCATCATCACCACCGCCGAGCGCGAGCTGAAGTAG
- a CDS encoding methyl-accepting chemotaxis protein: MQTADASPQQVFRQLNQVSLRTVTAHAVPIVYLIMVIMGFSGEEVTGTLFIIAPALLLIGVAGPYLVLNWLVSRALRETDVLESKEARLQRILRLPQAYEGGLIALTALGTAVYGAVPTLYYPDKNPWAIPWAIVTVVLLCLLSGIHRRLMFEQVLRPHAIQEFQRHPELDLGGSGFSWPRYRWYLPYAFALFILCALVVSFTVLGQEARPVYAQVLAQVDAAPPGQASPYLRAAVSRVLESSALPLLLLNSYLLLVATLSALSLARHLSEGARSVQASMEALAEGAPILPEWSSTDEIGDLAAATARAFAKLRDFSLSLRDSAGALKNSAEQLGMSTTKQTEVLTLQATALQETQVTAQEIKETSAMATQKAENVLRQTERANEISQVGEKAIERTLDGLKAIQGQVNEMASRIRALDERARQIGRITESVKSLADRSNMLALNAAIEAVRSGEHGKGFGVVAREIRSLADQSIKATHNVSIILEDISEAIRSTAAITEEGSAKVGSSLGEIREFGETLQQLSNIVRDNAQSVRQITTAVNQQGTGITQIFQAVSDLSTMMDQTMAQLNTSMGAVDLVRDVSHQVSNFLGNYGWQEKEKNPESY; this comes from the coding sequence ATGCAGACAGCAGACGCCTCACCCCAACAAGTCTTCCGTCAACTCAATCAGGTCTCCCTCCGCACCGTGACGGCCCACGCCGTGCCCATCGTGTATCTGATCATGGTGATCATGGGCTTCTCGGGGGAGGAGGTGACTGGGACGCTGTTCATCATCGCCCCCGCGCTGCTGCTGATCGGCGTCGCGGGGCCGTACCTGGTCCTCAACTGGCTGGTGTCCCGCGCCCTGCGCGAGACCGATGTATTGGAGTCCAAGGAGGCCCGGCTGCAGCGCATCCTCCGCCTGCCACAGGCGTACGAGGGCGGGCTCATCGCGCTGACCGCGCTCGGCACGGCCGTCTATGGCGCCGTCCCGACGCTCTACTACCCGGACAAGAATCCGTGGGCCATTCCCTGGGCCATCGTCACCGTCGTGCTGCTGTGCCTGCTCAGCGGCATCCACAGGCGCTTGATGTTCGAGCAGGTCCTGCGCCCCCATGCCATCCAGGAGTTCCAACGCCATCCGGAGCTGGACCTGGGAGGCTCGGGTTTCTCCTGGCCGCGCTACCGCTGGTACCTGCCCTACGCCTTCGCCCTGTTCATCCTCTGCGCGCTGGTGGTGAGCTTCACGGTGCTCGGCCAGGAGGCCCGCCCCGTCTATGCGCAGGTGCTGGCACAGGTGGACGCCGCGCCCCCGGGCCAGGCCTCGCCCTACCTGCGGGCGGCCGTGAGCCGGGTGCTCGAGTCCTCCGCCCTCCCGCTGTTGCTGCTCAACAGCTACCTGCTGTTGGTGGCCACGCTCTCGGCCTTGAGCCTCGCCCGGCATCTGTCGGAGGGCGCGCGCAGCGTGCAGGCCTCCATGGAGGCGCTGGCCGAGGGCGCGCCCATCCTCCCCGAGTGGTCCTCCACCGACGAGATCGGCGACCTGGCCGCCGCCACCGCCCGCGCCTTCGCCAAGCTGCGCGACTTCTCCCTGTCCCTGCGTGACTCCGCGGGCGCGCTCAAGAACAGCGCCGAGCAGCTCGGCATGTCCACCACCAAGCAGACCGAGGTGCTCACCCTCCAGGCCACCGCGCTCCAGGAGACCCAGGTCACCGCCCAGGAGATCAAGGAGACCTCCGCCATGGCCACCCAGAAGGCGGAGAACGTGCTGCGCCAGACCGAGCGCGCCAATGAGATCAGCCAGGTGGGTGAGAAGGCCATCGAACGCACCCTGGATGGACTCAAGGCGATCCAGGGTCAGGTGAACGAGATGGCCTCGCGTATCCGCGCGCTCGATGAACGCGCCCGGCAGATCGGCCGCATCACCGAGAGCGTGAAGAGCCTGGCGGACCGCTCCAACATGCTCGCCCTCAACGCCGCCATCGAGGCGGTGCGCTCGGGCGAGCACGGCAAGGGCTTTGGCGTGGTGGCGCGGGAGATCCGCTCGCTGGCGGATCAATCCATCAAGGCCACCCACAACGTGAGCATCATCCTCGAGGACATCTCCGAGGCCATCCGCTCCACCGCGGCCATCACCGAGGAGGGCTCGGCGAAGGTGGGCAGCAGCCTGGGGGAGATCCGCGAGTTCGGCGAGACCCTCCAGCAGTTGTCCAACATCGTCCGGGACAACGCGCAGTCCGTGCGGCAGATCACCACGGCGGTCAATCAGCAGGGCACGGGCATCACGCAGATCTTCCAGGCGGTGAGCGACCTGTCGACGATGATGGACCAGACCATGGCCCAGCTGAACACCTCCATGGGCGCGGTGGACCTCGTCCGGGACGTGTCGCACCAGGTGTCCAACTTCCTCGGCAACTATGGCTGGCAGGAGAAAGAGAAGAACCCGGAGTCGTACTGA
- a CDS encoding FG-GAP-like repeat-containing protein, with amino-acid sequence MKTRNGIHRHVAGSGPLYGRMFAVLGMLSVTGCGNTQAPQEEMTLKARPLAERCEVRPPAPGVLEPELKWAWTGSAVMPEHHQVMMTPVVVDVNGDGVADIVFSTFAGGTFQADGVLRAVSGEDGHDLWAVTDPAARVKPAASLAAGDLDEDGQVEICAIPENGRGIICFENDGTFKFRSALAANDYNEWGGPSLADLDGDGFVEILDGNRVYDHTGTLKWVGSDGMGGAQYTGPVSFAADIDQDGQQEVVNDRAIYRHDGTPLCVNTEIPHGFAAVANFDEDPAGEIVVAGRGRVSLLDDDCSLRWSVDVPGGGHGGSPTLADFDGDGALEIGVAGERAYSALASDGSVKWSTPLQDLSSGKVGSTTFDFEDDGTLEIVFADELKLRILDAATGVVRWELPNSSGTTHENPVVANVDGDPAAELVVVSNDHAYPGTHGVRVFQGRQGWAGTRSLWNQHAYSVTNVLDDGSIPAASTSHWLHPRLNTFHANVANHFGEGPGPYAAADLVVSELSATCEGEGQVVLRARVLNQGEAPVAAGVKVAFFDGEPTSGGTLLGVASVAEALPVGTSALAALSVPAPPNGPVSFSAIADDDGQGGGRHTECIESNNTTSTSMELACQLPPSNQPPVALCRDVTVRADASCQARASVDNGSYDPDHGPAPLSVSQSPDASFGPGRHAVTLIASDGAASAQCVGSVTVVDDTPPSITCPLALEAKIRLGEIGVSLQYAVSSRDACGPAPVTCSIPPGTIFLPGLTRITCTAKDASGNTASCDFGIRVSIDLSL; translated from the coding sequence ATGAAGACGCGAAACGGTATCCATCGTCATGTGGCAGGGAGTGGGCCGTTGTATGGGCGGATGTTCGCCGTGCTGGGGATGTTGTCCGTGACGGGGTGCGGCAACACGCAGGCGCCGCAGGAGGAGATGACGCTCAAGGCGCGCCCCCTGGCGGAGCGCTGCGAGGTGCGGCCGCCGGCCCCGGGCGTCCTCGAGCCGGAGTTGAAGTGGGCGTGGACGGGCAGCGCGGTGATGCCCGAGCACCACCAGGTGATGATGACGCCCGTGGTGGTGGACGTGAACGGAGATGGTGTCGCGGACATCGTCTTCAGCACCTTCGCGGGAGGCACGTTCCAGGCGGATGGCGTGCTGCGGGCCGTCAGCGGCGAGGACGGGCACGACCTGTGGGCCGTGACGGACCCGGCGGCCCGGGTGAAGCCCGCCGCCAGCCTCGCCGCCGGAGACCTCGACGAGGATGGTCAGGTGGAGATCTGCGCCATCCCCGAGAACGGCCGCGGCATCATCTGCTTCGAGAACGACGGCACCTTCAAGTTCCGCTCGGCCCTCGCCGCCAACGACTACAACGAATGGGGAGGCCCCTCGCTGGCGGACCTGGACGGCGATGGCTTCGTGGAGATCCTCGACGGCAACCGCGTCTACGATCACACCGGCACGCTGAAGTGGGTGGGCTCCGACGGCATGGGCGGCGCCCAGTACACGGGTCCGGTCTCCTTCGCGGCGGACATCGATCAGGACGGCCAGCAGGAGGTGGTCAACGACCGCGCCATCTACCGCCACGATGGCACCCCGCTGTGCGTCAACACGGAGATTCCCCATGGCTTCGCCGCCGTGGCCAACTTCGATGAGGACCCGGCCGGGGAGATCGTCGTGGCGGGCCGTGGCAGGGTGAGCCTGCTCGACGACGACTGCTCGCTGCGCTGGAGTGTCGACGTTCCCGGCGGGGGTCATGGGGGCTCGCCCACCCTCGCGGACTTCGACGGAGATGGGGCGCTGGAGATCGGCGTGGCCGGAGAGCGGGCGTACTCGGCGCTCGCCTCCGACGGCTCCGTGAAGTGGTCCACCCCCCTCCAGGATCTCAGCTCCGGCAAGGTGGGCTCCACCACCTTCGACTTCGAGGATGACGGCACGCTCGAGATCGTCTTCGCCGACGAGCTGAAGCTGCGCATCCTGGACGCCGCCACAGGGGTCGTGCGCTGGGAGCTTCCCAACAGCTCGGGCACCACGCACGAGAACCCCGTCGTCGCGAACGTGGATGGGGACCCCGCCGCGGAGCTCGTGGTGGTCTCCAACGACCATGCCTACCCGGGCACCCACGGCGTTCGCGTGTTCCAGGGGCGGCAGGGGTGGGCGGGCACCCGGAGCCTCTGGAACCAGCACGCCTACTCGGTGACGAACGTCCTCGACGATGGCTCCATCCCGGCGGCCTCGACGAGCCACTGGCTCCACCCGCGGCTCAACACCTTCCACGCCAACGTCGCCAACCACTTCGGCGAGGGCCCCGGCCCCTACGCCGCCGCGGACCTCGTCGTGTCCGAGCTGTCCGCCACGTGCGAGGGCGAGGGCCAGGTCGTGCTCCGCGCGCGCGTGCTCAACCAGGGCGAGGCCCCGGTGGCCGCGGGCGTGAAGGTGGCGTTCTTCGACGGGGAGCCCACCTCGGGCGGCACGCTGCTCGGCGTGGCCTCCGTGGCCGAGGCGCTGCCCGTGGGCACCAGCGCGCTCGCGGCGCTCTCCGTGCCCGCCCCACCCAACGGCCCGGTGAGCTTCTCGGCCATCGCGGACGATGACGGCCAGGGCGGGGGTCGCCACACCGAGTGCATCGAGAGCAACAACACCACCTCCACCTCGATGGAGCTCGCCTGCCAGTTGCCTCCGAGCAACCAACCCCCGGTGGCGCTCTGCCGCGACGTCACCGTCCGCGCCGATGCCTCCTGTCAGGCCCGCGCCAGCGTGGACAATGGCAGCTACGATCCGGACCACGGCCCGGCGCCGCTCTCCGTGTCCCAGTCGCCCGATGCGTCCTTCGGCCCGGGCCGCCACGCCGTCACGTTGATTGCCTCGGATGGCGCGGCGAGCGCTCAGTGCGTGGGCTCGGTCACCGTGGTGGATGACACGCCCCCGTCCATCACCTGCCCCCTCGCGCTGGAAGCGAAGATCCGCCTCGGCGAGATCGGTGTCTCCCTTCAGTACGCCGTCTCGTCCCGGGATGCCTGCGGCCCGGCGCCCGTCACCTGCTCGATTCCCCCCGGCACCATCTTCCTGCCCGGCCTGACCCGCATCACCTGCACCGCGAAGGACGCGTCCGGCAATACGGCCTCGTGTGACTTCGGGATCCGCGTGAGCATCGATCTCTCCCTCTAA
- a CDS encoding endo alpha-1,4 polygalactosaminidase — protein sequence MSKRLTCLISCSALLMSACQPLEGDEAWEGAGSGDTAVSTVDSAACTIPSFPKGSTWIWDLENSSLPTNLNAQVYVVDLYETTSTTIQAYKNAGKKVVCYFSAGSFENWREDANQFPQNTYCSPGEDCNESIHIMGDWCESGGNCEWWLDHRKQAVRDVMATRIQLAKTKGCDAVEPDNVDAYSHDDEISCTDQACWGITAADQLAYNRWLADTAHANCLGIALKNDIDQVTQLAPYFDFAINEECQRYQECGVYKTSFVSQNKAVFNAEYRVDGGGDTTNWTSCTGTGSTCACGESGFAAGDMRTLVFKTANVRYNNVGITCW from the coding sequence ATGTCGAAGCGGCTGACCTGTCTGATTTCCTGTTCCGCGCTGCTCATGTCCGCGTGCCAGCCCCTGGAGGGGGACGAGGCCTGGGAGGGAGCGGGGAGCGGCGACACGGCCGTGAGCACGGTGGACAGCGCGGCGTGCACCATTCCGAGCTTCCCCAAGGGCTCCACCTGGATCTGGGACCTCGAGAACAGCTCGCTGCCCACGAATCTCAACGCCCAGGTCTACGTCGTGGACCTCTATGAGACCACGAGCACGACGATCCAGGCGTACAAGAACGCCGGCAAGAAGGTGGTCTGCTATTTCAGCGCCGGCTCCTTCGAGAACTGGCGGGAGGATGCCAACCAGTTCCCGCAGAACACCTATTGCAGCCCCGGCGAGGACTGTAACGAGTCCATCCACATCATGGGTGACTGGTGTGAGAGCGGCGGAAACTGTGAGTGGTGGTTGGATCACCGCAAGCAGGCGGTGCGTGACGTGATGGCGACGCGCATTCAACTGGCGAAGACCAAGGGATGTGACGCGGTCGAGCCGGACAACGTCGATGCCTACTCGCACGACGATGAGATCTCGTGTACCGACCAGGCCTGCTGGGGCATCACGGCAGCGGATCAGCTCGCCTACAACCGCTGGCTCGCCGACACGGCCCATGCCAACTGCCTGGGCATCGCGCTCAAGAATGACATCGATCAAGTCACCCAGCTCGCCCCGTACTTCGACTTCGCCATCAACGAGGAGTGCCAGCGCTACCAGGAGTGTGGCGTCTACAAGACCTCGTTCGTGAGCCAGAACAAGGCGGTCTTCAACGCCGAGTACCGCGTGGACGGAGGCGGCGACACCACGAACTGGACGTCGTGCACGGGCACGGGCTCCACCTGCGCCTGCGGCGAGAGCGGCTTCGCGGCGGGGGACATGCGGACCCTGGTCTTCAAGACCGCGAACGTGCGCTACAACAACGTGGGCATCACCTGCTGGTAG
- a CDS encoding OsmC family protein: MGISKGSAQWNGGLKDGQGVMKPAHAPEAPFSLGTRFEGKQGSNPEELIGAALSGCFSMALSLGLETAGLKPTSIKTSADVQLDKQGAGFAITTIALTTEAIVPGASDEQFQKIAEETKKGCPVSKALAGTTITLKASLAR, from the coding sequence ATGGGAATCAGCAAAGGCAGCGCGCAGTGGAACGGGGGGCTCAAGGACGGCCAGGGGGTGATGAAGCCCGCCCACGCCCCCGAGGCTCCCTTCTCGTTGGGGACCCGCTTCGAGGGAAAACAAGGGAGCAATCCCGAGGAGCTCATTGGCGCGGCGCTCTCGGGATGCTTCTCCATGGCCCTGTCGCTCGGCCTGGAGACCGCCGGCCTCAAGCCCACGAGCATCAAGACGTCCGCGGACGTGCAGCTCGACAAGCAAGGCGCTGGCTTCGCCATCACCACCATCGCGCTCACCACCGAGGCCATCGTGCCCGGCGCGAGCGATGAGCAATTCCAGAAGATCGCCGAGGAGACGAAGAAGGGCTGCCCGGTGTCCAAGGCACTCGCCGGTACGACCATCACGCTCAAGGCGTCGCTCGCCCGCTGA